The genomic DNA AAGCCGTCCATGCTCCAGGACATCGAGGCGGGCCGGCGGACCGAGGTCGACTACATCAACGGCAAGATCGTCGAGTACGGGGCCCAGGCCGGCGTCCCCACGCCGTACAACACGATGATCCGCGGTCTCGTCAAGGCCCTCGAGCCGAAATGATCCGGGAAAAAGTCGCGCGGCTCTCCGCGCGAATGCACGACCGCCCGCAATACCCGACGCAGGGCGCCGTGCTGTTCGTGGACCTCGAGCGGCGGGAGCATTTCCGGAAGTACCTTCCCGTCGGGGTGCTCCGGTCGTTCCTCTCCGGCCGGGGCGCGAACATGTTCCTCCTCCATAACCTCCTGCTCGACGGCCTGGAGCCGCTCGATCCCCGGATACCGATGATCTTCGGCAGCGGCGTCTTCACGGGGACGCTTCCCTCCGCCGCCAGGGGCAATCTTACGAGCGTCGCGCCCGACAGCGACGCGATCCTCGACAGCAACTGCGGGGATTTCTTCCCCGCGTTCCTCAAGCTCGGCGGGTACGACCACCTTGTCCTCTACGGCCGGAACGCCGGGTGGACCCTCCTGGAGCTTTCCGACGAGCGGGTCCGCTTCCACGATGCCGCTCCCTACCTCGGCATGGATAACAGCGACCTCGTGCGGGCCGTCGAAAAGGATTTCTCCTGCGCCGAGCGGAAGGACATGGCGATGGCGCGCATCACGCGCGCCGGCGAGAACCTGGTCCTGTGCTCCGGGATCATGGGGGGGGAGAAGGCGATCTACGCCCGTTGCGGCGCAGGCGCGAAGATGGGATCCCTCCGGCTGAAAGCCGTCATGATCCTCGGCCGGGCAGAGCCGCCCGAGCTGTCTCCGGCCTACAAGGAGAACAACCGGGAGCTGGCGAAGAAGATCCTCGCGACCAGCGTCGTCAAGTACGCCTTGAAAAAGGTCGGCACCCCCTTCCTCTACAAGCCCAGCCGCATCCTCGGCGCAATGGGGACGAAGAACAACCAGGAGACGATCTGGTACGACACCCTCGACGCCGACAACTTCGATGTGTACCGGACGGGCATGGACGGCTGCTACAAGTGTCCGGTCCGTTGCCGGCCGCTGAACGACCTCACTCCGGAGGGAAAGGGGGGGTGGGGCGCCGACGCGATGAAGGGGGTGACCGGGAACGCCGGGTACGACGAGCGGCAGGCCGCGATCGGTCATGTGCGGGAGAAGAGCTACAAGGGGATCCGGGGGGACGGCGCGTACGACCGCCACGACAAGGGGGACGGCCCGGATTACGTCACCTTGGGGAAAATGGGCCCGATGATCGGGATCCGGGAGCCGGAGCAGGTCCTGCGCCTGAACAACCTCCTCAACGATCTCGGGATGGACTCGGCCAGCACCGGGAGCGCGATCGCCTGGGCCATGGAGCTTTACCAACGCGGGATCATCACGGCAAAGGAGACCGGCGGGCTCGACCTGACGTGGGGAAACTACGAGGTCATCGAGCGGCTCCTGCACATGACGGCCCGGAGGGAAGGGTTCGGCGACGTGATCGCCGATTCCGCGCGGGCCGTGGAGCGGGGGAAGTACCCGGCGGAGGCGCTGAAGTACCGGATGGCCGTCAAGGGGCTCTTCCAGTCCGATCCCCACGACGCGCGCATCATCAAGGGGTTCGCGCTCGGCCTCGCCGTCGCGACCCGCGGCATGGACCATCTCCGGAACCGCCCCACCCTGGAGATCAACGCGAAGATCAACGACAACCCCGCATTCAAGACCGCCCTCTACGGCGGAACGGTCTCCCCCGAGCCCACGAGCTACGAGGGGAAGGAGCACGCCGTCGCCACGTGCGAGAAGACGTTCGCGGTCGGGGACGCCGTCGGCATCTGCCGCTTCGCGACGAAGCTGTTCAACTCCCCCTCGACGGCCGACTACAACGACTTCGCCGTGCAACTGAAGGAGTTGACGGGGCTGGAGTTCACTCCGGCGCAGCTCGACGAGATCGGACGGAACATCACCGGGATCGAGCGCCTGATCAACGCCCGCCTCGGATTGACGGAGCGGGACGACACGCTTCCGGACCGCTGGTTCGAGGAGGAGATCACGGCGGGGCCGTTCCGCGGGGAGAAGATCGACCGGAAGGAGTTCGAAGCGCTGAAAGCTCGCTACTACGACCTCCTCGGCCTGAACGCCGCCGGCGTCCCGGCGC from bacterium includes the following:
- a CDS encoding aldehyde ferredoxin oxidoreductase C-terminal domain-containing protein, whose product is MIREKVARLSARMHDRPQYPTQGAVLFVDLERREHFRKYLPVGVLRSFLSGRGANMFLLHNLLLDGLEPLDPRIPMIFGSGVFTGTLPSAARGNLTSVAPDSDAILDSNCGDFFPAFLKLGGYDHLVLYGRNAGWTLLELSDERVRFHDAAPYLGMDNSDLVRAVEKDFSCAERKDMAMARITRAGENLVLCSGIMGGEKAIYARCGAGAKMGSLRLKAVMILGRAEPPELSPAYKENNRELAKKILATSVVKYALKKVGTPFLYKPSRILGAMGTKNNQETIWYDTLDADNFDVYRTGMDGCYKCPVRCRPLNDLTPEGKGGWGADAMKGVTGNAGYDERQAAIGHVREKSYKGIRGDGAYDRHDKGDGPDYVTLGKMGPMIGIREPEQVLRLNNLLNDLGMDSASTGSAIAWAMELYQRGIITAKETGGLDLTWGNYEVIERLLHMTARREGFGDVIADSARAVERGKYPAEALKYRMAVKGLFQSDPHDARIIKGFALGLAVATRGMDHLRNRPTLEINAKINDNPAFKTALYGGTVSPEPTSYEGKEHAVATCEKTFAVGDAVGICRFATKLFNSPSTADYNDFAVQLKELTGLEFTPAQLDEIGRNITGIERLINARLGLTERDDTLPDRWFEEEITAGPFRGEKIDRKEFEALKARYYDLLGLNAAGVPALDWHRRLAEEITGFAIRVTLPEGIPGAPEGAVIVDQPVSDVAGLREALKKRLPHAAKKLDDSSLIFSVNGAVVLANEPSTSVHGGDEVTVMRIMGGG